The genomic interval TTGGATGCGAATACAAGACCTGGTCCGAAGCGTTGTTTTGTGCCGGGGGGCTTTCTTGGTCTGTCTTTACAAAGTCTTCCCGTAAGGGGGGCAGCCTCTCTTCAGACGGTCCTTCCGGCAGGGCAACAAATCCGGCAAACTCATCAAGCACGGTCTTGATCGCATCTGAAGAAGGCGTCGGAAGCCTGTTTATGCCTCCCGTTATAAGATCTGCCAGGTCTTCGGGAAGAAAGGACAATATCCTTTCGGCAAGCTCGGGCCCGAGCAGCGAGAGCAGAATAGTAGCTTTTTCCCGTCCGCTTAGCGTCATTTTATTGTCACTTCCCCTTTTCCTCTGACAGCCATTTTTTTAGCAGTTCCGCCACCCTGTCCGGAGACCTGCCGACCGCATCCCTCATCTGTTCAATGGCTCCTCCTCCCTGGGTCTGGACCCTGTCGTCTGACTTCTTTCTTTCGAGCGCCCTTCTTTTTCTTCTGGAAACAAGCCTAACTAAAATGAGCGACACCAAAAGCAGGGCAAGGCCTCCCGACATCCAGGCCAATTCCTGCCTGTACCTGCTGAGAGTTTTTATCGCCCCCAGTATAGGGTCCCTGTCGGAAGAGAACACGCCGGGATCAACAGCCCCCTTCGAAAACTCCGTGGCATAATGGAAAGGAACTTTTCTCAGTATTATCCTGTCTCCCCTTTTCCTGTTGTAGGGAAGGGCTCCTGCTATGGTCTCAAAAGTGGTCTTTTTGAGGGCAGCGGTAAGGTTGAACCTGTTGTCCACAAGCACGATAACGGTAAGTCTTTTGACCTTGGCTGCCTTTGCCGCTGCGGCTTTTTTGGCCGGCTGTTTTTTTGCCGCTTTGGTCTGTTTTTGGGATGTTTTGGCCGGCATCGGTTTTTTGGCTGCAGAGCCGTATTCAACATTGACCTTTATCAGGATGCTGTTCGGCGGATAAAAATTATTGACCAGGGTCTGCACTTTGCTGGAAAGTTCATTTTCGTAGGCTTCCTTCTGCTTAAGGATCTCTAATTCATCCGGTTTTTCTGGGCGTGACTCCTTTGGCGCAGCAGGAAGCGAAGTCACTTCTTTGGTAATTACGGGAACAACTTCTGCCGGCTGAAGCAGAGGCTTTGCTTCCAGGCTTGGAGCTTCAAAAGAGGCGGAAACTTCGGCCGTTTTCGGAAAATAGACTTCCATAGGAGTTGTCCGCATCTCTTCCTGATTCTCTGCTACGGCAGTCTTTGGACCACTCAATATGTTGCCGTAGATATCCACGATAATCACATTTTCCGGGCGCAGGTTTTCCACGCTGCCCGCCACCAGATGGACTATTCCGCTGATCTGTTCCTGGGAAAGGACCCTCCCTGTCTTTAGCTGCAGCAGGACCGAGGCAGTAACAGGAGCTTTTGTTACCTCAAAAAGCTCTGTCTTTGGTATCACTATCTGTATCCTGGCATCTTCTACCGAATCAATGCGGCTGATAGTGCGCGCCAGCTCTCCCGAGATAGCCCTGACAAACTGCACCCTTCTGTCAAAATCGGTGGTCCCAAGCTTGGACTGGTCAAAGATCTCCCAACCCACCACTCCTCCCGAAGGAATGCTCTTTTCCGCCAGCCCCAGCCTTGCCTCATCAGCTTTGCCCTTGGGAACTGCGATCGCTTTTCCGTTGTCCCTTATCTGGTAGGGTATCTTGAGAGCCTTTAACTGCGTCACAACATTGGCCGCATCTTTAAGATCGAGGTTGGAATAGACCACTGTATAACCCGCGTTAGGGTCTTTTGGGGCGCAGGAGCGGACCGCAAGCACGGCTATTATTATTACGAACACCAGCCCGACCGAGATAAAGATCGACAGCTGCCTGTTGTCCCTTAGAGCTGATTCCCCCATTTATTCCTCCATACTATATCTGCATCTGGGTTATTTCTTTAAAAGTATTCACCGCCGAGGTCACTGTGGTCACCGCCAACTGGACCGCTATGTTCATTTTGGCGGTAGCCACCATCACCTCGGACACATCCATATCTCCTCTGATATAACTTTCCATTGCCTGGTTGGCGGCAGCCTCTGTGTTGCTCACTCCCTCCAGCGCGTTCACCGCCTTGCTGAGCATATCATCAAAGATAGAAGATGAAGTCTTTATTTCCTGATTGCCGGCGGGACCTTTTGCCGGCTCAGCAGCAGAAGTGTTTTCCGTTCCCATTATCTGGGCCATCAGTTCGGGGCTTATCCTTCCAACAGGTTCTGCCATTTTCTTTTCTCCTTACTGGATCTGCAGGGCGTCCTGCCCCATTTTTTTTGCCGCATTAAAGACAGTGATGTTGGCTTCATAAAGCTTGCTGGAATAGATCAGGTCCGTCATCTCGGTTGCCAGGCTTACATTGGGAAGCGAAACATAACCATTGACATCCGCGTCCGGATGCCCCGGGTTGTAGACCTTTTGCATGGGCGAAGCCTTGTCGTCAACGACCTTGACTAAAACCCCTCCGGGACCTCCCGAAAGCTTTTTCTGCGCCCTGGAAAGCTGGCTCTCAAAAGAGAGCGGCGACTCCGCATAGACCGCGACTTTTCTTTTGTAGACGCCGCCGTCCTGGGTCCGGGTTGTATTGATATTGGCCATGTTGCTTGCTATAAGCTCCATATGCGCTTTTTCCGCCAGTATCCCGCTTACAGAAATATCCATGGCACGGTTAATGCTCATCTATCACTTTCTCCCCTGGGTAACGACCGCCCTTAAAACAGCCAGTTTTGCCGTAAGCATCTTGGAAAAAGCCGAATACCTGGCATTGTTTTTTGCCATGTCCGCCATCTCTTCTTCAAGGCTTACATCCCTCTTTTCCAGGCGCTTTACCGCTTTGTCGAGCGTTTCATCAAACTTGAGCGCTTCATAGCCGGGGGTCTTTGCGTTTGCGATGTTATGGGCAACGACTTCCTGGATCTTGGAAGAATTACCCATCGCATTTTCGAGGCTTCCGAAAGTCGGATCAAATATCTCCATGCCGCTCCCCTATTTGAGTTTTTCTCTCAGCTTATAGATCGCCCGCGCAATGACCCGGTTCACCTTGCTGCGCGAA from Candidatus Margulisiibacteriota bacterium carries:
- the fliF gene encoding flagellar basal-body MS-ring/collar protein FliF; this translates as MGESALRDNRQLSIFISVGLVFVIIIAVLAVRSCAPKDPNAGYTVVYSNLDLKDAANVVTQLKALKIPYQIRDNGKAIAVPKGKADEARLGLAEKSIPSGGVVGWEIFDQSKLGTTDFDRRVQFVRAISGELARTISRIDSVEDARIQIVIPKTELFEVTKAPVTASVLLQLKTGRVLSQEQISGIVHLVAGSVENLRPENVIIVDIYGNILSGPKTAVAENQEEMRTTPMEVYFPKTAEVSASFEAPSLEAKPLLQPAEVVPVITKEVTSLPAAPKESRPEKPDELEILKQKEAYENELSSKVQTLVNNFYPPNSILIKVNVEYGSAAKKPMPAKTSQKQTKAAKKQPAKKAAAAKAAKVKRLTVIVLVDNRFNLTAALKKTTFETIAGALPYNRKRGDRIILRKVPFHYATEFSKGAVDPGVFSSDRDPILGAIKTLSRYRQELAWMSGGLALLLVSLILVRLVSRRKRRALERKKSDDRVQTQGGGAIEQMRDAVGRSPDRVAELLKKWLSEEKGK
- a CDS encoding flagellar hook-basal body complex protein FliE, translated to MAEPVGRISPELMAQIMGTENTSAAEPAKGPAGNQEIKTSSSIFDDMLSKAVNALEGVSNTEAAANQAMESYIRGDMDVSEVMVATAKMNIAVQLAVTTVTSAVNTFKEITQMQI
- a CDS encoding flagellar basal body protein codes for the protein MEIFDPTFGSLENAMGNSSKIQEVVAHNIANAKTPGYEALKFDETLDKAVKRLEKRDVSLEEEMADMAKNNARYSAFSKMLTAKLAVLRAVVTQGRK
- the flgC gene encoding flagellar basal body rod protein FlgC, which translates into the protein MSINRAMDISVSGILAEKAHMELIASNMANINTTRTQDGGVYKRKVAVYAESPLSFESQLSRAQKKLSGGPGGVLVKVVDDKASPMQKVYNPGHPDADVNGYVSLPNVSLATEMTDLIYSSKLYEANITVFNAAKKMGQDALQIQ